Proteins co-encoded in one Strix uralensis isolate ZFMK-TIS-50842 chromosome 2, bStrUra1, whole genome shotgun sequence genomic window:
- the ARRB1 gene encoding beta-arrestin-1, translated as MGDKGTRVFKKASPNGKLTVYLGKRDFVDHIDVVDPVDGVVLVDPEYLKERKVFVTLTCAFRYGREDLDVLGLTFRKDLFVANAQAFPPVPEEKKPLTRLQERLIKKLGEHAYPFTFEIPPNLPCSVTLQPGPEDTGKACGVDYEVKAFCAENLEEKIHKRNSVRLVIRKVQYAPERPGPQPMAETTRQFLMSDKPLHLEASLDKEIYYHGEPISVNVHVTNNTNKTVKKIKISVRQYADICLFNTAQYKCPVAVEDADDMVAPSSTFCKVYTLTPFLANNREKRGLALDGKLKHEDTNLASSTLLRDGANKEILGIIVSYKVKVKLVVSRGGLLGDLASSDVAVELPFTLMHPKPKEEPAHRDVPENEAPIDTNLIELDTNDDDIVFEDFARQRLKGMKDDKEDEEERR; from the exons ATGGGAGACAAAGGCACCCG GGTGTTTAAGAAAGCCAGTCCCAACGGGAAG CTCACTGTCTACCTGGGGAAGAGGGATTTCGTGGATCACATCGACGTGGTGGACCCTGTGG ACGGAGTGGTGCTGGTGGATCCTGAGTAcctgaaggagagaaaag TCTTCGTGACCTTGACCTGCGCCTTCCGCTATGGCCGCGAGGACCTGGACGTGCTGGGGCTGACGTTCCGCAAGGACCTTTTTGTGGCCAACGCTCAGGCCTTCCCCCCCGTCCCCGAGGAGAAGAAACCCCTGACGCGGCTGCAGGAGCGGCTGATCAAGAAGCTGGGCGAGCATGCCTACCCCTTCACCTTTGAG ATCCCCCCCAACCTGCCTTGCTCCGTCACGCTGCAGCCGGGCCCGGAGGACACGGGGAAG GCCTGTGGTGTGGACTATGAGGTCAAAGCTTTCTGCGCGGAGAACCTGGAGGAGAAAATCCACAAGAG GAACTCGGTGCGGTTGGTGATCCGTAAAGTCCAGTACGCGCCAGAGCGACCCGGCCCCCAGCCCATGGCAGAGACCACCCGGCAGTTCCTCATGTCAGACAAACCGCTGCACCTCGAGGCATCCCTGGACAAGGAG ATCTACTACCACGGAGAACCCATCAGCGTCAATGTCCACGTCACCAACAACACCAACAAGACAGTGAAGAAGATCAAAATCTCAG TGCGCCAGTATGCCGACATCTGCCTCTTCAACACCGCCCAGTACAAGTGCCCGGTGGCCGTGGAGGACGCCGA CGACATGGTGGCCCCGAGCTCGACGTTCTGCAAAGTCTACACCCTGACCCCCTTCCTGGCCAACAACCGGGAGAAGCGGGGGCTGGCGCTGGACGGCAAGCTCAAGCACGAGGACACCAACCTGGCCTCCAGCACGCT GTTAAGAGACGGAGCCAACAAGGAGATCCTGGGCATTATTGTGTCCTACAAGGTCAAGGTGAAGCTGGTGGTGTCACGAGGAGG CCTGCTGGGGGACCTCGCCTCCAG CGACGTGGCGGTGGAGCTGCCCTTCACGCTGATGCATCCCAAACCCAAGGAGGAACCAGCCCACCGGGACG TTCCAGAGAACGAAGCGCCCATAGACACAAATCTGATAGAGCTTGACACAAa TGACGACGACATCGTGTTCGAAGACTTCGCCCGCCAGCGACTCAAAGGCATGAAGGATGAcaaggaggatgaggaggagcgCAGATAA